The genomic window CgcctataaaaaaaactaacctACTGAGATGCACGAAACGCGACCGAGGAAACAGGAAAGAAAGATAAAGGTAGTGCGGCACATGCGCTACGGCCCGGGGCTGGGCATGCCGACAAAGACACCTGCACCGTCCTCGACGGGTACAGGCGCATGCGGTTTGGCGTTTATGGCCGTCCCGTCCCTGCAAGATTCCTGCTACACTTTAAGGCGACTCACACCAAAAGCATTACGAGGCAGGTCTGTGCATTGAAAACGCAAGCTAGCTGGAACCGTACTTCCAATCCTGGGAGTGGCTATCACACACATCCTCCTCACCACTTCACCGGACCAGTGTTGTATCGAGTGTAGTGTAGCGTTGCTATTTCACCTCAGTAGGCAGCGGTACTGCCTCTTGAGCTGTGCCCAAGATCTCGAACAAGAGGAGAAGATGAAGGCGGTATCTGCCACCCTAGTGCTCCTGCTCCTCTTCATGGTTTCTGCTTCATTCCAGGATCTCACCGTGGCCGCAGGTAAACGGCCAGTCAATTGTTCAATTTTTCCTTTTCACAGTCGCAGGTAAATCTTGCTAGTGATCCTCCTCAGTGTCTTGCGTCTTGTATGGTAATGGATGCATGGATGCAGATGGCGTTGTGCCGGACGTCGTCTGCGACGCCAAGTGCCGGAACCGGTGCTCGCAGAAGGCCGGCGGCCGGTGCATGGGCTACTGCATGATGTGCTGCGGCAAGTGCAGCGGCTGCGTGCCGTCGGGTCCCTTCGCGAGCAAAGACGAGTGCCCGTGCTACAGGGACTTGAAGTCCCCCAAGAGCGGACGCCCCAAATGCCCATGATCATGAGGTGTTCGTGCATGTCGTGTGTGCGTCGTTAGAATCTGGGCCTTTCAGTGTCTCCGCAGACATGCTAGAATAAACAATATAATGGTAGATCTGTGTTGTGAGAAGCGTCTTTATCCTATGAGATGTGTCGTCGGAGACATGCTAGAACAAACGATCTTCTACTGCGTGTTGTTCCAGCCGGGGTGAATCCAGGGGCTCTAGCCCCACCTATTGTTTCGTAGTTAGTAGAAGCCCCCTTAAGTCTCcttaataattttttctatagatgAGGGAGatgaataagaaaaagaagaggaagatgaagaggtGGATGAGTCTTCCCTATCTGACTCCTCTGCATCACTATTGGTTCTAGCTCGAGGTTAATATCTTGTTTATTTGAGCTTCTATAAGTTATGGTTTCTCCATAAGACTATTTGTGATACAACCACATTCAGATTTCTTCTCACTTCTCAGGTTTTTATAGTAGTAAAGACTGTTTTTACTACTCAGAaaccacagaaaaaaaaaagattgtttTAACTTAAGTCAATTTtaaaaacccaaacaaacatgacctaagTTGCAGTTGTCATTGCGCCACCAAAGCCAAAAGAAATGGTGAAGGAAAATTATCAGTGACGCCTACCGTAGGGCGCAATTGGGTGGGGGCATTGTTTGTCTGTGCGTCGTGCAGTGATCGGCCATCGCCCAACGTCACCGGCGCCGTAGACGGCACCGGACCGGTCGCACGGCGGCACAGGGCCAGTAAAGTTCGGCGGCCGCCGGCCAGTTGGGCTCTTGGGCCTGGGTGCGAGGCATACCGGATGCGTCCTCATGGATTTGACGGGCCGTCCATAGAGATAGATAGGCTGAGCAATGGAAGCGAGACTCATGGGCTGAACACGTAAGGTCGAGTTTGACCCAACAGGGAGTCtctccaaaaaagaaaaactgtaCAGGGAGTGCTGGCAGGGGCTGACCTAGCCCAAAAAAATGAGTGGGAGCATAAGACTGAATGGCCAACAAAAAACTTGCAAGTGAAACAGCTCATGACCTCTATTCCTACAACAGGCAATGAGCTGCATGAGGTTAGCTTACCTTACAAATTGGCAAAGCTACATGCAGCAATTAGACGTCTAGACAGGTTAATATGTGATCTAAAGTAGCATGGTACAATCGAGCTTCTAGTAAGGAAAATCAAAGTATCAAACATTCTTGATCAGCTCTGGACTGAAAGTATGCAGTAACGAAAGAAACAGTTGTGCCTTGGAATGGAAGATGACCAGGAATATCCTCAACCAGAACTACTGAAATAAGCGAGCAACAGTAACATACCTCGTGCATGTTTTGTAGTAGTCTCGCCATACCTCGACTAAAAAGGCTGGGGGCAAGGTCCCAAGGAGCACGGTTGGTTCATTTGCTCACACCAAGACTGCCTTTGTTATTTGGAAGAGCCCAGCGCCAGCAAGGATTCTCTTCCTCGCTAGCAAGGGGTAGGCAAGGGAATCAAACATGCCCTAAATCTTTGAAGAAGCCAAATACCCTCTCAGCACTTATCAAATAGATATTACATCGTGGGTGTGCTTTGTGTCTTCTCTATCCTACTTAATCTACATTACATGAACAAAACCTTCTACTGTAAGCCACAAGAGGAAGCTCTTGACCTGAATCGCTAGATAGTTTATGAACAAAGGCTCTAAATTTTGAATCGAGAAGTCATGTAATCTTGTGCTTCTTCTATAAGCTTGTAGCTTGTGTTACATACAAGGAAAAAAGGGCTACTCCAGCGGCAGATGTGCACCACCGCAATATGGTAACCCACACAAGGGTATCTCTACCAAAAAATCACCTATATGTTTGCTGCGCCAAACAGCTTTAGATCATAGTGGTTGGAGTTCTTGCTCAGGACCCACTGAATCAACAGGTCTATATGCAGTTTGACCTCTAAATTTCTTTCTCCAGACAAGTAGTACTAAAAAGGCCGACAAAGTAAGCAAAATAACTAGTAAAATCCCAATCAGTATAGAGACTACATGTTCTTGAAACCATGACCTGTACCAAAATAAAACGGAAGTTAAATGTAACTTTTCTAGCAGCATTTAAATACCACTCAAGAGAATAACATGGATGACTAACGCAGAAGTGATTTATAAAACTTTCCATCCACATATTACCATGACG from Phragmites australis chromosome 14, lpPhrAust1.1, whole genome shotgun sequence includes these protein-coding regions:
- the LOC133891050 gene encoding peamaclein-like, which gives rise to MKAVSATLVLLLLFMVSASFQDLTVAADGVVPDVVCDAKCRNRCSQKAGGRCMGYCMMCCGKCSGCVPSGPFASKDECPCYRDLKSPKSGRPKCP